The DNA window AGGCTCCGACTTTTTCAAAACATTAGTCCTGAACTCCATGATGAGCATGAACAAAACCTATTTCCCGCTGACCTATTACATCAGGAATAACCCGAAATTCGGGGAGTTCTGGAATATCCTGTTCCATGAATACCGGCTTTCCAAAGATATTATGCTTGAGCTTACCGGTTTCCATATGCTCCAGCAGGAAGATACGTTGTCCAGAAAGTCGGTGAAAATCAGGGAGCGGATTGTTTTGCCGCTGTTAAGCATCCAGCAGTATGCACTGATGAAAATCCAGAAAGGAGAAGGCAATAAGGAGGCTTATGAAAAGCTGGTGACCAGGTCCCTGTTCGGGAATATCAATGCGAGCAGGAATTCGGCGTAACAAAACTTATTGATCAAGACAATAAAATAAAACCATCAAATTTTGGTGGTTTTATTTTTAATGTTTTAAAATCATCGATATACAATTATATCTTTCACTATTTTACTTCCATAAAATGTTTTTTCTTCATTGGTAAAATAGAAAGCATTTTTTTGTTCATAAAATTGTGTTTGGTCTCTTGGTATCGGATCTTGCCATTTTATCAATAAAGTCACTGTACGACGAAAGCTTAGTTCTTTTTCAGCGAATTTAAACCTTGTGTCGGCTGATATTGTTTTTTTTCTCCCCATTGATGCTGCCCATGCCGTTTTTGGCTGTATTTGTGTCATTTCATTTAGAAGTTTTGAAAAAGGTTGACCGATATAATTTGCTTTATTGAATTCGAATTGTTTTAAATAATTCAAAGTATCTAATTGAGCATTTATTTTGCTAATGCCAACTGTTAATATGAATAGAGTAATTATATTTTTCATAGTTATGCTATTAGAAAACCTCTATGTAGGAGGTTTGTATTATTGCTTTATCATTGTGAACTCACCTAATGGTAAAGAAAAATTTGCCGGAGGACTTTCAGTTTCTACATTGTAAGTAACGGTATTAGGATTAGCAATTTTAACTTGTAATACTTGTTGTCCGTTTATAATTGTTCTTCTCATAAGAAAATCAGCATATCGGCTGGTTAATTTATCTGTAATGACTAACCTTATTCTTTTTTCATTTATATTGCATTGTGGACATTTCCATAAACGGGAATTATTTCCCAAAATACTATTCCCAGCAATGCCATGTTTTAAAAACTGATCAGAATAAGATATATTCAAATTAGAAAAGGTATTTACTTTCTCAGTTCCATTTAGAATATATTGATACTCACCGATAATCAAGTCTTCATAATGTGAACCTACTGGTTGCATTATCATCTTCTTTAACACTATTTTAAAAATATCATTTCCATTA is part of the Chryseobacterium camelliae genome and encodes:
- a CDS encoding DUF6705 family protein, which gives rise to MKNILFLFILIFSTQLKSHSAIIDITKSGYKKPSGYYRKDLDNILNSFEGTYLYTNGNDIFKIVLKKMIMQPVGSHYEDLIIGEYQYILNGTEKVNTFSNLNISYSDQFLKHGIAGNSILGNNSRLWKCPQCNINEKRIRLVITDKLTSRYADFLMRRTIINGQQVLQVKIANPNTVTYNVETESPPANFSLPLGEFTMIKQ